Proteins from one Aureimonas sp. SA4125 genomic window:
- a CDS encoding methyl-accepting chemotaxis protein, which translates to MFLANLKISQKISAAFVCLVVAAAGMGGTVYTQLGEMSAATDNIKHHTEVTTISTATRLGLSRMEAGLRAFMLTRNDRYTLAMDKRAAAIAADVDKIRALDPDRAKDLDAITAAVAAWRSNVAAPIITLSRDEATLPQALALFASDAADKAIEDAENAIDAIVTSEQAAVAEAWTIETEANSTSVTALVAGIGFLILFSVALGWLLARGIATPVVAMTEAMRRLAAGDKSIEVPATGRGDEIGLMAGAVEAFKQAAIDQERLAAEAASARAAQASQRERQSAIDQSKEEDLRTFVHAVENSFDALSAGDLTVRMDQAVAPEFEPIREKFNASVAELEAAIGGVAGGVATLRTGLAEISVASNDLAQRTEQQAASLEETVAALSEVTTGVNQTAEGAAQAQVGATAAQKNAEKGGEIVAKAVAAMSQIEHSSEEIGKIIGVIDEIAFQTNLLALNAGVEAARAGEAGRGFAVVAQEVRGLAQRSAEAAKEIKALISTSSKQVGEGVELVTASGKSLDAIVTQVAEMSAVVAEIARSAKEQAISLREVSGAADQMDKVTQQNAAMVEEATAAAQTLSDETDELAAMVERFTTRTGHAGKAAPARSQPSRPSARPVTQMRTTGQGGAAPAAEGWEEF; encoded by the coding sequence GAGGCCGGACTGCGGGCTTTCATGCTGACACGCAACGACCGCTATACCCTGGCGATGGACAAGCGCGCCGCCGCGATCGCCGCCGATGTCGACAAGATCCGGGCCCTTGACCCGGATCGCGCCAAAGACCTCGACGCGATCACGGCTGCCGTCGCTGCGTGGCGCAGCAATGTCGCCGCGCCGATCATCACCCTCTCGCGCGACGAGGCAACGCTTCCGCAGGCGCTGGCCCTTTTTGCCAGCGACGCCGCCGACAAGGCGATCGAAGACGCCGAGAATGCCATCGACGCCATCGTGACTTCGGAGCAGGCCGCCGTCGCGGAGGCCTGGACGATCGAGACCGAGGCCAATTCCACCTCGGTGACGGCGCTGGTGGCCGGCATCGGCTTCCTGATCCTCTTTTCGGTCGCACTGGGCTGGCTTCTGGCACGGGGCATCGCGACCCCCGTCGTCGCCATGACCGAGGCCATGCGCAGGCTGGCGGCGGGCGACAAGAGCATCGAGGTTCCCGCCACCGGGCGCGGCGACGAGATCGGCCTGATGGCCGGCGCCGTCGAGGCCTTCAAGCAGGCGGCGATCGACCAGGAACGTCTGGCGGCCGAGGCGGCATCTGCGCGGGCGGCGCAGGCAAGCCAGCGCGAGCGGCAGTCGGCCATCGATCAGTCCAAGGAAGAGGACCTGCGCACCTTCGTGCACGCGGTCGAGAACAGCTTCGACGCTCTGTCGGCGGGCGATCTGACGGTGCGCATGGATCAGGCCGTGGCGCCGGAGTTCGAGCCGATCCGGGAGAAGTTCAATGCCAGCGTCGCCGAGCTGGAAGCCGCCATCGGCGGCGTCGCCGGGGGCGTGGCGACGCTGCGCACCGGTCTTGCCGAAATCTCCGTCGCCTCCAACGACCTCGCCCAGCGCACCGAGCAGCAGGCGGCGAGCCTCGAGGAGACGGTCGCGGCGCTGTCGGAAGTGACGACGGGCGTCAACCAGACGGCGGAGGGCGCAGCCCAGGCCCAGGTCGGCGCGACGGCGGCGCAGAAGAATGCCGAGAAGGGCGGCGAGATCGTCGCCAAGGCGGTCGCGGCGATGAGCCAGATCGAGCATTCCTCGGAGGAAATCGGCAAGATCATCGGCGTCATCGACGAGATCGCCTTCCAGACCAACCTTCTGGCCCTCAACGCCGGCGTCGAGGCGGCGCGGGCGGGCGAGGCGGGCCGCGGCTTTGCCGTCGTCGCGCAGGAAGTGCGCGGGCTCGCCCAGCGCTCGGCGGAAGCGGCCAAGGAGATCAAGGCGCTGATCTCGACCTCGTCGAAACAGGTCGGCGAGGGCGTCGAGCTGGTGACGGCGTCGGGCAAGTCGCTGGATGCCATCGTCACGCAGGTCGCGGAGATGTCGGCGGTGGTCGCCGAGATCGCCCGCAGCGCCAAGGAACAGGCGATCTCGCTGCGCGAGGTCTCGGGCGCGGCCGACCAGATGGACAAGGTCACGCAGCAGAACGCCGCGATGGTCGAGGAGGCGACGGCCGCGGCGCAGACGCTGTCGGACGAGACCGACGAGCTCGCCGCCATGGTCGAGCGCTTCACCACCAGGACCGGCCACGCCGGCAAGGCCGCCCCGGCGCGCAGCCAGCCGTCCCGGCCGTCCGCCCGCCCGGTGACGCAGATGCGCACCACCGGCCAAGGCGGCGCCGCCCCGGCGGCCGAGGGCTGGGAAGAGTTCTGA